The following are encoded together in the Trichomycterus rosablanca isolate fTriRos1 chromosome 19, fTriRos1.hap1, whole genome shotgun sequence genome:
- the sephs3 gene encoding selenide, water dikinase 3 → MSGSVQTSTPSLDPAVYASFYPAGYQAPEAYGLERGFRLTAFSDMKGUGCKVPQETLLKLLQGLEPDPRPDEDGTGTGAGDETSEFGQIAPAPRLGIGMDSCVIPLRHGGLSLIQTTDFFYPLVEDPYMMGRIACANVLSDLYAMGITECDNMLMLLSVSQKMNEKEREQVMPLMMKGFRDAAEEGGTSVTGGQTVVNPWIIIGGVATIVCQPSDYIMPDGAVPGDVLVLTKPLGTQVAVNSHQWMDIPEKWNKIKMVVTKEEVENAYQEAMLNMATLNRTAATLMHKFNAHAATDVTGFGIIGHAKNLASQQRNEVAFVIHNLPILAKMAAVSKAGGNLFGLLQGTSSETSGGLLICLPREQAARFCAEMKASRGGLLGDGQQAWIIGIVEKGSRCARIIDKPRIIEVHYRGLAANNTQETTNTTGTNTTTSPAEAQAGLA, encoded by the exons ATGTCCGGGTCCGTTCAGACCTCTACGCCGTCGCTCGATCCGGCGGTATACGCGAGCTTTTACCCAGCTGGTTATCAGGCTCCCGAAGCTTATGGCCTGGAGCGCGGGTTTCGGCTCACGGCCTTCTCCGACATGAAGGGATGAGGCTGCAAGGTCCCGCAGGAGACTCTGCTCAAACTCCTGCAGGGACTGGAGCCCGACCCTCGGCCGGACGAGGACGGAACAGGGACAGGAGCCGGAGATGAGACCTCAGAATTCGGCCAGATAGCTCCCGCCCCCCGTCTGG GCATTGGGATGGATTCCTGTGTTATTCCTTTGCGGCATGGCGGTTTGTCACTCATCCAGACTACAGATTTCTTCTATCCTTTGGTTGAAGATCCATACATGATG GGGCGTATTGCGTGTGCAAATGTGCTGAGTGATCTGTATGCCATGGGCATCACTGAGTGTGACAACATGCTGATGCTACTGAGTGTCAGTCAGAAGATGAATGAGAAG GAAAGAGAGCAGGTGATGCCCTTAATGATGAAGGGTTTCCGTGACGCAGCTGAAGAGGGTGGCACTTCAGTCACAGGCGGACAGACTGTCGTCAACCCGTGGATCATCATAGGGGGCGTGGCCACCATAGTGTGCCAGCCCAGTGACTACATCAT GCCAGATGGTGCTGTACCAGGTGATGTGCTTGTCCTCACCAAACCTCTTGGAACCCAAGTAGCTGTCAACTCCCATCAGTGGATGGATATA CCAGAGAAATGGAACAAGATCAAGATGGTTGTGACAAAGGAAGAAGTTGAAAATGCTTATCAGGAGGCCATGCTGAACATGGCAACCCTCAACCGCACAG CTGCTACTCTGATGCACAAGTTTAATGCCCACGCCGCCACTGACGTCACCGGCTTTGGGATCATCGGCCACGCAAAGAACCTGGCCAGTCAACAGCGCAACGAGGTGGCCTTCGTTATTCACAACCTGCCCATCCTCGCCAAGATGGCAGCTGTCAGCAAGGCCGGCGGCAACCTGTTTGGTCTTCTGCAGGGCACTTCCTCTGAGACTTCAG GCGGGTTGTTGATCTGCTTGCCACGTGAGCAGGCGGCACGGTTCTGTGCTGAGATGAAGGCGAGCCGTGGGGGTCTGCTGGGCGATGGGCAGCAGGCCTGGATCATTGGCATCGTGGAGAAGGGAAGCCGCTGCGCACGCATCATCGACAAGCCCCGCATTATTGAAGTGCATTACCGTGGCTTAGCAGCGAATAACACACAGGAGACTACCAACACCACCGGTACCAACACGACTACCAGCCCAGCTGAGGCTCAGGCCGGCCTCGCATAG